The following is a genomic window from Hyphomicrobiales bacterium.
AGGACGTCGCCACGGCCTGGTGGATCGGCCGGCCGTAGAACGTCATGAAGAGATTGGAAAGTTGTCCCCCGCCGATGCCCATTAGGCTGGACAGCACGCCGATGAGCCAGCCATAGAGCGTCATGATGGCCTTGCGCGGCATGTCGAGGCCGAGGTTCCAGCTATCCTTGCCGAACAGCAGGCGGATCGCCGAGACGCCGGCGACCACGACGAATACCGATTTGAAGAGCGCCTCCGGCGCATACCGCGCCACGAAACTGCCCATGGCGACACCGACCACGACGGGTATCGCCCATTGTCGGAGAATCCCCATGTCGACCGCGCCTCTCGCCCTGTGCGCGTTGAAGGAACGGATGGATGTCGGGATGATAATCGCCAGGGAGGTGCCGATACAGAGCGGCATGCGTACCTCCTCAGGCACGCCCGTCACACGGAAAAGCTCGTAGAGGACGGGCACGGCCACCGCGCCGCCACCGACACCGAACACGCCGGCAAGAAGGCCTGTGACCGCGCCCGCGCACAGCAAGGCGACCACCAACCAGGTGAGGTCGTATAACGGTATTCCATACATGCTGGGGATCCACGAAAGCGATGTTTTTGGGTGGTCGGAGTCTCTGGCGTATTGATGCTGGAGTAGCCTGCCCCGAGAGCCAAGCAAAGACCCGGATAGGATTATTCTGCTTGGCTTCGGGCGACGGGTCGTA
Proteins encoded in this region:
- a CDS encoding putative membrane transporter protein (Evidence 3 : Putative function from multiple computational evidences) yields the protein MYGIPLYDLTWLVVALLCAGAVTGLLAGVFGVGGGAVAVPVLYELFRVTGVPEEVRMPLCIGTSLAIIIPTSIRSFNAHRARGAVDMGILRQWAIPVVVGVAMGSFVARYAPEALFKSVFVVVAGVSAIRLLFGKDSWNLGLDMPRKAIMTLYGWLIGVLSSLMGIGGGQLSNLFMTFYGRPIHQAVATSSGLGVLISVPGTLGYIYAGWPRAAEFPQVAALQPPLALGYVSLVGLILFIPTSVLTAPLGVRLAHAMPKRKLEIAFGVFLLLVSARFLLSLLPF